The genome window TGACCCCGGCCTCGACGGCGCCGTCGAAGGCGTCCATGCCGCCGGTGGCGCGCTGGTAGTCGATGGCCTCGCGGGTGGCGTACAGGGCCTGGTGGAGTCGTAAGGCGAGGGGGCGGCCGGTGGACACGGGGACGAAGGCGGTGAGGCGGCGGCCCCCGGGGGCCGCGCCGACGAGGACGCCGTCGAGGGAGGCGGCGGCGGGCCTGCGGTGCCGGGCGCCGTAGTAGCCGGCGCGGGCGCGGGTGGCCAGCGCCGCCGCGAGGAGCATCCGGCGGGCGGCGGAGCGCAGTTGGTCCTCGACGACCCAGGAGGCGGTGCCCAGTGGGCCGGTCGGTACGTCCCGCCACCAGTGGATCTCGTCGCTGGGCACGGCGAGGGCGACCAGCACGTCCCGCGCGGCGGGCGAACCGCTGCGGGACAGCGCCATGAGGGCCTCGCCGAGCAGGTCGTCGCTGTCGGGGAAGGCCCGGTTCTCGGGCACGAGCAGGCTCATGCCCCGCCCGGCCGGTCCCGGTGGGGTCCAGCGGCCGTACCGTCCGGTGGCCCCGCCGCGCCGCTGCCAGCCGTGCCGGCGCAGCAGGGTGCCGAGGACGGCCGGGTCGACCTGGGCGGGGTCGGGCGGCTGGGTCCAGGTGGGCTCGACGGGGTGGGCGCGCACGGGGCGTACGGGCTCGCCGATGGGACGGCGTACGGACAGGTCCTGGTCGTGGGGACGGTTCGTCGCTCCGTCGTCGCCGCGGGGGCGGCTCGTCGGCCCGTCCTCGGTGCGGTGGCGTCGGCCGGGCGGGTCCGCGCGGTGCGGGGGCCGGCCGGACCCGTCGTCGTAGGGCTGTCGGCCGGGACCCTCGCCGTGGGGGCGGGTGCCTGGGCCGTCGTCGTCGATGGGGCCGTGGGTCACGGTCTGCCTCCCGTTCCGACCCGCGTCATGATCTCGCAGAGCGCTCGGTCGTCGAAGATGCGCGAGGTCGGTATGCGCACGGTGGTGCGGCGCCTACCGGTGATCGGGTGTCCGGCCAGGTTGATCCAGTAGCAGCAGTGCCGCAGGTCGAGCCGGTCGTGGCCGGCCCGCAGCCACTGCTCCTGCGATCTGGGGACGATCATCACGACCAGGATCTTGTGCACCGAGACGGGGGTGCGGGCGAGCTTCGCCAGGTGCTGGTTGTCGAGGGTGAAGGAGAAGAACCTGCCCGGTGGGTCGGGCGGGAGCTGGTAGGTGGCCTTGAGCTGCACCTTGATGGTGACCTCGTCGTCGACGGTGTGGCCGGGCGAGCCGTGGCTGACGTGCCAGTCGATGCCGTTGTCCGGAAAGGGCTGGGAGAGCGAGCAGCCGGCCGCGGCGGCCACGGCGTGCAGATAGCCCACCTGGAGGGTCTCCATACAGGCGGTGGTGGCGAGGGAGCCGCGGAGCGGTGCCGCGTGCTCGGGCAGCAGCCCGCCCCGCTCGGGCTGCGCTATGGCCATGACCAACAGCCTT of Streptomyces phaeolivaceus contains these proteins:
- a CDS encoding DUF4365 domain-containing protein, which encodes MAIAQPERGGLLPEHAAPLRGSLATTACMETLQVGYLHAVAAAAGCSLSQPFPDNGIDWHVSHGSPGHTVDDEVTIKVQLKATYQLPPDPPGRFFSFTLDNQHLAKLARTPVSVHKILVVMIVPRSQEQWLRAGHDRLDLRHCCYWINLAGHPITGRRRTTVRIPTSRIFDDRALCEIMTRVGTGGRP